In the Sphingobium sp. Z007 genome, GACGAAGCCGTCGCGCGCATCGACAGCTACGACAATGCCGCCGGGAAAGTCGCGCGCCGCCGCCTTGACGAACGCAGGGTCTTTCAGCGCTGCCGTGCCGATCACGATGCGCGATACGCCCAGGTCAAACCAGCGCTCCACTGACTCCCGGTTGCGGATGCCGCCGCCCAACTGGACATGACCGGGAAAGGCCTCGACGATTTTCTCGACGGCCTGCGCATTGACGGCGTGGCCGGCAAAGCTGCCATCCAGATCGACCACATGCAGATGCTGCGCACCAGCTTCGGCGAACAGCAGCGCCTGCGCGGCGGGATCGTCGCCATAAACAGTGGCGCGATCCATATCGCCTTCGGCCAGGCGGACGACTTGGCCGTTTTTCAGGTCAATGGCGGGAAAGACGATCAGGCTCATATCAACATCCGTTCGTGTCGAGCGAGGGTGGTATGGATCACGGACGCCAATCCAGGAACCGCGCCAGAAAGGCCAGCCCGTAACGCTGGCTCTTTTCCGGGTGGAACTGGCACCCGATGATCGTGTCGCGCGCGACCGCGGCCACGAGCGGCCCGCCATGGTCGGTGGTCGCGGCGACATGGCGCGCATCGGCCGCTTCGAAATGATAGCTGTGCAGGAAATAGGCCTCGCCCGCCTCCAACAACGGCGGCGCGCCATTCAGCGCGACATCGTTCCACCCCATATGCGGCACCTTCACCGTGGCGTCGCTCGGCTCGATCAGTCGCACTGTGCCGGGTATCCAGCCCAGCCCCTCATGCCGCCCGAACTCCTCGCCCGCGTCCGCCAGCAACTGCATCCCCACGCACACGCCCAGGAAAGGCACGCCGCGTCCGTTCACCGCCTGCGTCATCGCGTCCACCATGCCAGGGATTGCCACCAGCGCGTCGCGGCAGGCGCGGAACGCGCCCACGCCCGGCAGCACGATGCGGTCGGCCTTCGCCACGACGTCGGCGTCGGCGGTGATCGTCACATCATCTGCCCCCGCCTTGCGCAGCGCATTATGCACCGAATGGAGATTGCCCGCGCCATAATCGATCAGGGCGATCATGTTTTCAGGAATTCCAGGCCATCCGCCACGAAGCTGGGATTGAATTGCGTCAGCGTCACCTCCGCCACGCCGTTCAGCACGAAGGGATCAGTCGCCACCTTCGCCTCGATATCGGCCTTTACGCCGCGCGCGATCAATATGCCGCCGTCCCGCGGCACCTTGCGCCCCGCCACCAGCAGCCAGCCGTCGGCCAGCCCCGCCTTCAACCACGCCACATGCGCGTCCATATGCGAATCCACAGTGGGCAGATCGACGATATAGTGCAGCGACACGATGAACATGGGTCCGGCCTTTCCTAACGCTTACAACATACCCTTGGTCGAGGGGATCGCGTCCGCCTTGCGCGGGTCGATCTCCACCGCCTGCCGCAGCGCGCGGGCCAGCCCCTTGAACGCGCTTTCGACGATATGGTGATTGTTGCTGCCATAGAGCAGTTCGATATGCAGCGTGATGCCGGCCGCCTGGGCGAAGCTGTGGAAGAAATGCTCCACCATCTCCGTGTCCCATTCGCCCACCTTGGTGACGGTGAAGGGCAGCTTGCACACCAGCCAGGGGCGACCCGAAATGTCGAGCGCCACGCGGCTCAGCGTCTCGTCCATCGGCGAATAGACGCTGCCATAGCGGCTGATCCCGCGCTTGTCGCCCAGCGCCTTGCCCAGCGCCTCGCCGATCGCGATCGCGGTATCCTCGGTCGTGTGATGCTGGTCGATATGCAGGTCGCCGACCGTCTTCACATCCATGTCGATCAGCGAATGGCGCGACAGCTGCTCGATCATATGATCCAGGAAGCCGATACCGGTCGACACCGTATAAAGGCCAGTCCCGTCAAGGTTGACGGTGACGTCGATCTGGGTTTCCGCCGTGTGGCGATGAATCTCGGCCGTGCGCATGGCCGCCCTATAGCGTGTAGCGCCCGTCATGCAATCTGCTCATGCAATCCGCTGGCAGGGGTTGACCGCCTGTTACGGGCCGTTAGGACATTGCGCCATGAGCGAAGACCTGCCTGACAGCCTGATTCCCTATGACGAAATCGTGCAGGAGGCCCTGCGCGCGGTCGTCGGCCGCGTGTTGGGCGAGGTGCAGCAGTCCGGCGGCCTGCCGGGCGCGCATCATTTCTATATCACGTTCAAGACCAGCGCGCCGGGCGTCGACATCCCCAAACATCTGGTGGAGCGCTTCCCGGACGAAATGACGATCGTCCTCCAGAATAAATATTGGGACTTGAAGGTCAGCGACCATCATTTCGAAGTCAGCCTGACCTTCAATCAGGTCGCCGCCCACCTCAACATCCCCTTCAGCGCGATCACCGCCTTCGTGGACCCCGCCGTCAACTTCGCCCTGCAATTCCAGGTCGCGGCCGATGAACTCCCCGAACCCCACGACGCGGCAGAGAATGACGCGCCGCAGGTAACGAGCGAAGATGGCTCGAACGTCGTGACGGTGGACTTCGGGAAGAAGAAGTAAGCGGAGGGCTGGACGTCGCGCGCTTGTACGGTCGATTGAGCCGGGGGCGTCGATGTTTGGCCGGTAAAAGAATGTCCGGTTCGAAACTGAAATGGTGAGATAACTGACCATCAAACCCCGGCAGTTCGCGACCAATCCAAGTCACCTTTCCATTGAGCGGCACCAAGTCCGGCACGACCATGAGCATAGGTCGAAGCGTCGTCGTCTCTTGGTAATGCTGGTCGCATCGGCTATGCGATGATCGCATATTCCCGTGCGCCGGGAGCCTTGCGTTTCCGCCTCTGTGACGGTCGATAAAGCAGGCGTAAGGCTTTACGCAAAAGTGCGTTGAAGGTTTCCGCTCGCCTTTATACTAGCGCGCATTGGTTTCTGCCACTGCTTCACGCTTGGCCACTGCGTCCAGCAGTTCGTACAAGAGTGGATCGTCAGGATTTTTGAGTCGTCATGAATTATCGTCATTCCTTCCATGCTGGCAATAGCGCCGACGTGGTGAAGCACTGCCTGCTGATTGCCCTCGTGCAAGCCTTGCAGCAAAAACCAGGCGCGCTGACCCTGATCGACACCCATGCCGGCTGCGGTCTGTACGACCTTGACGGGGAGGAGGCCCAACGCACCGGCGAGTCCATGCAGGGCGTGCAACGGGCCTTTGCCGATCCAAATCCCTTGCTGGACGACTATCGCGCCGCCGTGCGGGCGGTGAATGTCGGGGCCGCGCCGCACCTCTACCCCGGCTCGCCGCAGATTCTGGCGCAGCTTTTGCGCTCGCAGGATTTTCTTATCCTGAACGAGAAACATCCCGAGGACGCCTATGCCCTGCGCGGCGTGATGCGCGGTACATCCGCTGCCGTGCATGAGCGCGATGCCTACGAGTTTTGGCTGGCGATGCTGCCGCCCCGAACGCCGCGCGGCGTGGTGGTGGTCGACCCGCCCTATGAGCAGCTGGACGAACGCGCGCGCATCACGGCTACCCTCGCCGCGGCGCACCGCAAATGGGCGCATGGCGTGACGGTGATCTGGTATCCCCTGAAAGACCGCGCCACGCATGGGCGCTGGAAGCAGCAGTTACGCCAACTTGGCATCCCGAAATTTCTGGTGGCGGAGCATTGGTTGTACGATAGTGAGCAACCCGGCCTCTATAACGGCGCTGGCCTTTATATCGTCAACCCGCCCTACGCCTTTACGCAGGCGCTGCCGCCTCTGCTGGAAGCCCTGCGCGTCGCGTTGGCGCCGGAGGGGCACAGGGGCGAGATCACA is a window encoding:
- the hisH gene encoding imidazole glycerol phosphate synthase subunit HisH, with amino-acid sequence MIALIDYGAGNLHSVHNALRKAGADDVTITADADVVAKADRIVLPGVGAFRACRDALVAIPGMVDAMTQAVNGRGVPFLGVCVGMQLLADAGEEFGRHEGLGWIPGTVRLIEPSDATVKVPHMGWNDVALNGAPPLLEAGEAYFLHSYHFEAADARHVAATTDHGGPLVAAVARDTIIGCQFHPEKSQRYGLAFLARFLDWRP
- the hisA gene encoding 1-(5-phosphoribosyl)-5-[(5-phosphoribosylamino)methylideneamino]imidazole-4-carboxamide isomerase, which produces MSLIVFPAIDLKNGQVVRLAEGDMDRATVYGDDPAAQALLFAEAGAQHLHVVDLDGSFAGHAVNAQAVEKIVEAFPGHVQLGGGIRNRESVERWFDLGVSRIVIGTAALKDPAFVKAAARDFPGGIVVAVDARDGFVATDGWAEKSDMPVIDLARRFEDAGVASLLFTDVGRDGMLKGCNIDATVDLARATAIPVIASGGVAGIADIRILSLHTEDGIEGVITGRALYDGRLDLKTALAVAKAAA
- a CDS encoding YciI family protein yields the protein MFIVSLHYIVDLPTVDSHMDAHVAWLKAGLADGWLLVAGRKVPRDGGILIARGVKADIEAKVATDPFVLNGVAEVTLTQFNPSFVADGLEFLKT
- the hisB gene encoding imidazoleglycerol-phosphate dehydratase HisB; the protein is MRTAEIHRHTAETQIDVTVNLDGTGLYTVSTGIGFLDHMIEQLSRHSLIDMDVKTVGDLHIDQHHTTEDTAIAIGEALGKALGDKRGISRYGSVYSPMDETLSRVALDISGRPWLVCKLPFTVTKVGEWDTEMVEHFFHSFAQAAGITLHIELLYGSNNHHIVESAFKGLARALRQAVEIDPRKADAIPSTKGML
- a CDS encoding SspB family protein, with the translated sequence MSEDLPDSLIPYDEIVQEALRAVVGRVLGEVQQSGGLPGAHHFYITFKTSAPGVDIPKHLVERFPDEMTIVLQNKYWDLKVSDHHFEVSLTFNQVAAHLNIPFSAITAFVDPAVNFALQFQVAADELPEPHDAAENDAPQVTSEDGSNVVTVDFGKKK
- a CDS encoding 23S rRNA (adenine(2030)-N(6))-methyltransferase RlmJ, with product MNYRHSFHAGNSADVVKHCLLIALVQALQQKPGALTLIDTHAGCGLYDLDGEEAQRTGESMQGVQRAFADPNPLLDDYRAAVRAVNVGAAPHLYPGSPQILAQLLRSQDFLILNEKHPEDAYALRGVMRGTSAAVHERDAYEFWLAMLPPRTPRGVVVVDPPYEQLDERARITATLAAAHRKWAHGVTVIWYPLKDRATHGRWKQQLRQLGIPKFLVAEHWLYDSEQPGLYNGAGLYIVNPPYAFTQALPPLLEALRVALAPEGHRGEITTDWLGD